The genomic window CATCCACAAAACCATCCAGGTACCGACCGAAATCACGTTCCAAACCCAGCTTGCGAGCCAGCAGACCATCCAGACCATCCACCAGCAACGCCAGAAACATCAAGCTCAGCGCATAGGCAAACCGTTGATGAAGCATCAATCCCATGGATAGTGAAATCAACAAAATTCCGGACAGTGTCAGGCAATCGACTTTGCTTAAACGGATGATAAACATTGGCAGGGCCTCATGCAAAACGATGGTTAAATTGCTATTGAGAATTATGTATGCCCTTGTTAAGTCAAACACAAGAAGTGTTCTTTTCCTAACATTTAACAACGCAGGAGTCCTATGTCTAAGCCTTTCACCAAATTGACTGTTCTCACAATATTGACCGTATTTTTTCAGACGATACTCATGTTCCAGCCTGACGCACAGATACTTATGGCGGCTGAACTGACAGCCCGACAGATCATGGAACAGGTTGATGCCAGAAACAACGGCGATAATGTCACCATGAACACACGCATGGTGTTGATTGATAAAAAAGGTGAACAGCGTGTGCATGAAATTCTATCCTACAAAAAAGACAAGGGGCAGGACCACATGGCCTTGATGATGTTTGTGGACCCGCCCGGAGTCAAGGATGTGGGGTTTCTGACCTATGATTATGAGGATCAGGGCAAGGAAGATGACCAGTGGCTTTATATGCCGGCAGTACATAAGACCAACCGGATCGCCGGAGGAGACAAAAGTTCCAGCTTCATGGGGTCTGATTTCAATTATTCCGATATGTCTTCCGTGGATGTGGATGATTACGACTATGAACTCATGGAAAACACTGAGGTCAATGGTGTGCCTGTCTGGCAGATCCGTTCAACCCCAAAGACACAGGACGTGATTGAGAAAACGGGCTATACCAAGTCCATTCTGTTTGTCAGAAAAGATAATTTTGTGGTGATACGCTCCGCCTTGTGGGTTCATAAACGGAGCCAGATCAAATACATGGAAGTGAAAAATCTGGAATTGATTGACAAAATATGGGTTGCGACAGAAATCCACATGACCACCAAAAAAGGACAGGATCTGCTGCACAAGACCATCCTGAGTCAGTCGAATGTGAAGTTTGATCAGAATCTCAGCGATGATCTGTTTACTCTGCGCCGCCTCGAAAAAGGGACCTGAGACGGCCCTTGTCCTGATTATTGGGCGTTGAGGTATTCCACCGCTTTTTTGATCCCGCGCAGGGTCAGATCTTCCATATGAATCACTTCCCTGATTTTCTGAAGCGTCCAGCTTCCATAGGTGATATCCCATTCATAGGACGGAATGGGATTGAGCCAGACGGAGTATTTGAAGCGTTTGCGGATACGCTGGAGCCATGCGTAACTGGCTTCCGAATCATCACCGGCATCAAAATAAATAGACCCGTAACGTGACACGAGTTCTTCAGGAGCCATGCTGGCATCTCCCATAAAAATCACCCGGGTTTCAGGATTTTCCTCCAGCAGTTTTTTGGTTGGAATCGCTTTGTAGCGTTGGGGATCTGAATAGACCGTCGCATACACTGTGTTGTGGAAATAATAGGTTTTTAATTCTTTAATTCTGTCTCTGAATTTGGAAAACAGCATTCTGGTGACATCCACCCAGGGCATCATGGAAGTGCCACCATTGTCGATCAGCAGGATCACCCTGATTTTATCCCGAAGTTCTTTTTTGAAAATCAATTCAATCTCTCCGCCATTCCGGGATGTTTTATAAACTGTTTCACCAACATCAAGTTCACTTTCAGGTCCGGCGGGAATGATGTTTTTCAGCAAGGACAAGGCCTGACGGATGTTTTCTCCACTGAGTGTGTTGGACGCCGAATAATCAATATAATTTCGCTCGCCAATCACTTTTACGGCTGAACGGTTTTGTCCGCCACCAAACGCACGGACTCCCGGTTGTGCCGCTCCGGAATTACCAAACGGAGAGGTTCCCCCGGTTCCGACCCAGCGATTGCCGCCATTATGGGCTTCCATCTGCTCACGCACCGTATCCCAGAAACGCTTCATCAATTCATCATACGACAAATTCCAGGGCTGAGCCGGCAATTCGCCTCGCTGGATCGCCTGCTGAAGCCACTCCCGGAACTGTTTTGTCTGGAACAAACCCATGTCGCCTTCAGCGATGGCCGGAATATCCACTCCGAAAAAATACATGGCAAACGCACGTTCAAAGGCATCCATGTGTTCGACTTTTTTCACAAAGTTCAACCGTGCGAACAAAAACAGATCATCCAGCGTTTCCACCAGGCCTTTTTCCAGGCCTTTGTAGAAATCAATCACATAGGTCATGCTGACCGGAATGCCATAATCCTGAAGCATGTACACAAAATTGGTAAACATGGGGTTTCTCCCTCCAATGAACCGTGTTCTTGAGATTACCAGCGTTGCCGGGTGTTGGATTTATTATGTTCGCCACCACGGAACGACAAAATATCATTGGTCCGTTTCAGCAGTGTTCCCAGAAATGGAATATCTTTGGAAGACGTCGGAGTGAGTCCTTCAATTTGGAGGGCTTGTAGCCAGTTCAGCAATTCACTGGTTGCAGGAGGTTTTTCATAACCACGTTCTCGAAGTTCATAGAAGATTTTCAGGGCAGATTCCACCAGCCCCTTGTTCACGTCAGGAAAATGCAAGGCGACAATTTTACGCATTTCATCAGGATGAGGAAACGGGATATGGTGACAGAAACATCGACGCAGGAAGGGATCTGATAATTCCCGTTTGGCATTGGAAGTGATGATGATGAGGGGACGCTTGACGGCTTTGATGGTTTCATTGACTTCCCTGATCGTGAATTCGCAGTCTTCGAGTACATCCAGCAGATTGTCCTGCACATCGGATTCCGTCTTGTCAATTTCATCCAGCAACAGAACCACTCGTTCCTCAGCTTTGAACGCCCGGCCAATGGGGCCCCAGATCACATAGTCATAAAACCGGTTCACATCACGTCCTGTGGAACCTGAACCAAACCGTGCGTCATTCAGACGCAACACGGTGTCCTGCACATAACAGACTTCTTCT from SAR324 cluster bacterium includes these protein-coding regions:
- a CDS encoding outer membrane lipoprotein-sorting protein, which codes for MSKPFTKLTVLTILTVFFQTILMFQPDAQILMAAELTARQIMEQVDARNNGDNVTMNTRMVLIDKKGEQRVHEILSYKKDKGQDHMALMMFVDPPGVKDVGFLTYDYEDQGKEDDQWLYMPAVHKTNRIAGGDKSSSFMGSDFNYSDMSSVDVDDYDYELMENTEVNGVPVWQIRSTPKTQDVIEKTGYTKSILFVRKDNFVVIRSALWVHKRSQIKYMEVKNLELIDKIWVATEIHMTTKKGQDLLHKTILSQSNVKFDQNLSDDLFTLRRLEKGT
- a CDS encoding MoxR family ATPase, translating into MKFEGTDKYYINPELQAIVNMAVVMEKPLLLTGEPGTGKTQLAFEISRALNMNIEILRAKSTIKGEEVCYVQDTVLRLNDARFGSGSTGRDVNRFYDYVIWGPIGRAFKAEERVVLLLDEIDKTESDVQDNLLDVLEDCEFTIREVNETIKAVKRPLIIITSNAKRELSDPFLRRCFCHHIPFPHPDEMRKIVALHFPDVNKGLVESALKIFYELRERGYEKPPATSELLNWLQALQIEGLTPTSSKDIPFLGTLLKRTNDILSFRGGEHNKSNTRQRW